One Rhizobium sp. NRK18 genomic window carries:
- a CDS encoding glycoside hydrolase family 25 protein, whose product MRLKALSLLILGSVALASCRATSGPTEALNIVAPQEVTGSITPPEPVGDAPAKKVAQVGDAQPHELAWAGDMPASGAAEASEMAVSLPLPSERPTGESFDATPSPAVLKGSRVYSSRFRDAKPINFGKRSPHNHAVHGVDVSRWQGNIDWPKLRTQGANFAYIKATDGGDHLDPMFKTNWRNAKVAGLKRGAYHFFYWCRTAGEQADWFIRNVPRDPDALPPVIDVEWNHESSCKRRPSPEKVREKMQVFMDMLERHYGKRPIIYTAPDFYEDNLQGAFKSHPFWLRSVAAHPSKVYPGRDWLFWQYSGSGLSHGVDGRIDLNAFHGSEAEWRRFSGTGRS is encoded by the coding sequence ATGCGTTTGAAGGCCTTATCCCTCCTCATCCTCGGCAGTGTTGCGCTTGCGAGCTGCCGGGCGACGTCCGGCCCGACGGAGGCCCTGAATATCGTCGCGCCGCAGGAGGTGACCGGGTCCATCACCCCGCCCGAGCCGGTCGGCGATGCGCCGGCCAAGAAGGTGGCGCAAGTGGGCGATGCTCAGCCTCACGAGCTTGCCTGGGCAGGCGACATGCCGGCCTCCGGTGCTGCCGAGGCTTCGGAAATGGCCGTCAGTCTCCCACTCCCGAGCGAACGGCCGACAGGGGAAAGCTTCGACGCCACGCCGTCGCCGGCTGTGCTGAAAGGCTCGCGCGTCTACAGCAGCCGTTTCCGCGATGCCAAGCCGATCAATTTCGGCAAGCGCTCGCCGCACAATCATGCCGTCCACGGCGTCGACGTTTCGCGCTGGCAGGGCAATATCGACTGGCCGAAGCTTCGCACGCAGGGTGCAAACTTCGCCTATATCAAGGCCACCGACGGAGGCGACCATCTCGACCCGATGTTCAAGACCAACTGGCGCAATGCCAAGGTGGCCGGCCTGAAGCGCGGGGCCTACCACTTCTTCTACTGGTGCAGGACCGCCGGCGAACAGGCCGACTGGTTCATCCGCAACGTGCCGCGCGATCCTGATGCCCTGCCGCCGGTCATCGATGTCGAATGGAACCATGAGTCGAGCTGCAAGCGCCGCCCATCGCCGGAGAAGGTGCGCGAGAAGATGCAGGTGTTCATGGACATGCTCGAACGCCACTACGGCAAGCGGCCGATCATCTATACCGCACCGGACTTCTACGAGGACAACCTGCAGGGCGCGTTCAAGAGCCATCCCTTCTGGCTGCGCTCGGTGGCCGCGCATCCGTCCAAGGTCTATCCGGGCCGCGACTGGCTGTTCTGGCAATATTCCGGTTCTGGCCTGTCGCACGGCGTGGACGGACGCATCGATCTGAACGCCTTCCACGGCAGCGAAGCCGAATGGCGCCGCTTCTCCGGAACGGGGCGCAGCTGA